In Toxotes jaculatrix isolate fToxJac2 chromosome 12, fToxJac2.pri, whole genome shotgun sequence, the following are encoded in one genomic region:
- the serpinh1a gene encoding serpin H1a, with protein sequence MWVTNLVALVLLASSASAATSASADKVLSNHATILADTSANLAFSLYQNMAKEKNIENILISPVVVASSLGLVALGGKASTASQVKTILNAAKVKDEQLHSGLAELLTEVSDPKTRNVTWKISNRLYGPNSVNFVDDFVKSSKKHYNCDQSKINFKDKKSAVNSINEWAAKSTDGKLPEVTKDVEKTDGAMIINAMFFKPHWDEQFHHQMVDNRGFLVSRSHTVAVQMMHRTGLYGFYEDSNNKLYILSMPLAHKKSSVVFIMPYHVEPLERLEKMLTKKQLDTWMGKLQQTAVAVSLPKVSMEVSHNLQKHLGELGLTEAVDKSKADFSNISGKKDLYLSSVFHASAMEWDTDGNAIDTSVFGTDKLKNPKLFYADHPFIFLVKDQKTNSILFIGRMVRPKGEKMRDEL encoded by the exons ATGTGGGTGACAAACCTGGTAGCCCTGGTCCTCCTGGCctcttcagcctcagctgcCACCTCTGCATCAGCAGACAAGGTCCTCAGTAACCATGCAACCATCCTGGCTGACACCAGCGCCAACTTGGCTTTCAGTCTCTACCAAAACATggcaaaggagaaaaacataGAAAACATCCTCATTTCCCCAGTAGTAGTGGCCTCCTCTCTTGGTCTGGTGGCTCTTGGGGGAAAGGCCTCCACTGCCTCTCAGGTAAAAACCATTCTGAACGCAGCTAAAGTCAAAGATGAGCAGCTGCACTCTGGTCTGGCGGAGCTCCTGACTGAAGTGAGCGACCCAAAGACCCGAAACGTCACCTGGAAGATTAGCAACCGTCTGTATGGACCCAACTCTGTCAACTTTGTGGATGATTTTGTCAAGAGCAGCAAAAAACACTATAACTGTGACCAGTCAAAGATTAACTTCAAAGATAAGAAGAGTGCTGTGAACTCCATCAATGAGTGGGCAGCCAAGTCTACTGATGGGAAACTGCCCGAGGTCACCAAGGATGTAGAGAAGACTGATGGGGCGATGATCATCAATGCTATGTTTTTCAAAC ctcACTGGGATGAGCAGTTCCATCATCAGATGGTGGACAACCGTGGGTTCCTTGTATCTCGCAGTCATACAGTTGCAGTACAGATGATGCACCGCACAG GTCTCTATGGTTTCTATGAGGATAGCAACAATAAGCTGTACATCCTGAGTATGCCTCTGGCTCATAAGAAGTCCAGTGTGGTGTTCATCATGCCCTACCATGTGGAACCTCTGGAGAGACTGGAGAAGATGCTGACCAAGAAGCAGCTGGATACGTGGATGGGCAAGCTGCAGCAGACTGCAGTGGCTGTGTCTCTGCCCAAAGTCAGCATGGAAGTCAGTCACAACCTGCAG aaACACCTCGGGGAACTGGGCCTGACAGAAGCTGTGGACAAATCCAAAGCTGACTTCTCCAACATTTCCGGGAAAAAGGATCTCTACCTGTCCAGTGTGTTCCATGCTTCTGCCATGGAATGGGACACTGACGGAAATGCAATTGACACCAGCGTCTTTGGTACAGACAAGCTGAAAAACCCCAAACTGTTCTACGCTGATCACCCTTTCATCTTCCTCGTGAAGGACCAGAAGACAAACTCTATCCTGTTTATTGGCAGGATGGTCAGGCCAAAGGGTGAAAAGATGAGAGATGAGTTGTGA
- the acer3 gene encoding alkaline ceramidase 3 isoform X1 — MAPSIERQGYWGRPTSTLDWCEENYVVSFYIAEFWNTVSNLIMILPPICGAIQTFRDGLEFRYICSFLGLAAVGVGSWCFHMTLLYEMQLLDELPMIYSTCVFVYCLYECFKQEKGISFFPIALLLIFSVLVTVVYLQWKEPVFHQVMYGALVACLVMRSIFIVTWVYPWLRPLCYTSLGIFMLGFLLWNIDNIFCDSLRASRQTLPPGVGVVTQFHAWWHIFTGLGSYLHILLSLQIRSTYLKYRPKVKVSFFMLYLYCCLLLFILLFNHSFVNFSFPAVTLFSLCVEFGPHCTLNHRRRAEVKGRGPAEGW, encoded by the exons ATGGCTCCCTCGATAGAGAGGCAAGGATACTGGGGGCGGCCGACCTCAACGCTGGACTGGTGTGAAGAAAATTATGTCGTCTCTTTCTACATAGCGGAATTTT GGAATACTGTGAGCAACCTGATTATGATTCTTCCTCCCATCTGTGGGGCCATCCAGACATTTCGTGACGGCCTCGAGTTTCGCTACATCTGCTCTTTCCTCGGACTAGCAG CTGTTGGTGTTGGTTCCTGGTGCTTCCATATGACGCTGCTGTATGAGATGCAG CTACTGGACGAGTTGCCTATGATTTACAGTACATGCGTCTTTGTCTACTGTCT ATACGAGTGCTTCAAACAAGAGAAAGGCATTAGTTTCTTTCCTATTGCATTGTTATTAATCTTCAGTGTCTTGGTCACTGTG GTTTACTTACAATGGAAGGAGCCAGTGTTTCACCAG GTCATGTATGGTGCCCTTGTAGCTTGCCTAGTGATGCGATCCATCTTCATTGTTACGTG ggtGTACCCGTGGCTCAGACCTCTGTGCTACACCTCCTTAGGTATCTTTATGTTAGGGTTTCTGCTGTGGAACATTGACAACATCTTCTGTGATTCATTAAG AGCCAGTAGACAAACGCTGCCCCCTGGTGTTGGAGTAGTAACACAGTTCCATGCTTGGTGGCACATCTTCACAGGCCTGGGATCCTACCTGCACATACTTCTCAG CCTGCAGATCAGGTCAACCTACCTCAAGTACAGACCAAAAGTAAAGGTAT CCTTTTTTATGTTGTACTTGTActgttgtttattattattcattcttttattcaaccattcatttgttaatttttCCTTCCCTGCCGTGactttgttcagtttgtgtgtggagTTTGGCCCACACTGCACATTGAACCACAGAAGACGAGCTGAAGTGAAGGGACGGGGACCAGCTGAAGGATGGTGA
- the acer3 gene encoding alkaline ceramidase 3 isoform X2, whose translation MAPSIERQGYWGRPTSTLDWCEENYVVSFYIAEFWNTVSNLIMILPPICGAIQTFRDGLEFRYICSFLGLAAVGVGSWCFHMTLLYEMQLLDELPMIYSTCVFVYCLYECFKQEKGISFFPIALLLIFSVLVTVVYLQWKEPVFHQVMYGALVACLVMRSIFIVTWVYPWLRPLCYTSLGIFMLGFLLWNIDNIFCDSLRASRQTLPPGVGVVTQFHAWWHIFTGLGSYLHILLSLQIRSTYLKYRPKVKFVCGVWPTLHIEPQKTS comes from the exons ATGGCTCCCTCGATAGAGAGGCAAGGATACTGGGGGCGGCCGACCTCAACGCTGGACTGGTGTGAAGAAAATTATGTCGTCTCTTTCTACATAGCGGAATTTT GGAATACTGTGAGCAACCTGATTATGATTCTTCCTCCCATCTGTGGGGCCATCCAGACATTTCGTGACGGCCTCGAGTTTCGCTACATCTGCTCTTTCCTCGGACTAGCAG CTGTTGGTGTTGGTTCCTGGTGCTTCCATATGACGCTGCTGTATGAGATGCAG CTACTGGACGAGTTGCCTATGATTTACAGTACATGCGTCTTTGTCTACTGTCT ATACGAGTGCTTCAAACAAGAGAAAGGCATTAGTTTCTTTCCTATTGCATTGTTATTAATCTTCAGTGTCTTGGTCACTGTG GTTTACTTACAATGGAAGGAGCCAGTGTTTCACCAG GTCATGTATGGTGCCCTTGTAGCTTGCCTAGTGATGCGATCCATCTTCATTGTTACGTG ggtGTACCCGTGGCTCAGACCTCTGTGCTACACCTCCTTAGGTATCTTTATGTTAGGGTTTCTGCTGTGGAACATTGACAACATCTTCTGTGATTCATTAAG AGCCAGTAGACAAACGCTGCCCCCTGGTGTTGGAGTAGTAACACAGTTCCATGCTTGGTGGCACATCTTCACAGGCCTGGGATCCTACCTGCACATACTTCTCAG CCTGCAGATCAGGTCAACCTACCTCAAGTACAGACCAAAAGTAAAG tttgtgtgtggagTTTGGCCCACACTGCACATTGAACCACAGAAGACGAGCTGA
- the LOC121190213 gene encoding collagenase 3, whose translation MKMLWLSLLTLLMPEQTLVTGLPTGLLLRAKDLPTQPDTGPSEADQDFAKEYLQHFYGYQPRSERQKRTADTDEVADWDTGLCDKLQRMQHFFGLPQSGKLTKETLAVMKRPRCGLSDVEPFGDTIRWTKKTLSYRITGSNLPISDSKVHKIFRNAWKLWSSVAPIKFRKRSRKEADITIAFHHGNHKDGAPFDGKGGILAHAFLPGSGIGGDVHFDADEDWSFNSTGFSLFAVAAHEFGHALGLPHSSDPGAIMYPSYSFVPSYELQLSFRDVKDIQHLYGVSSNFASLLSKKPPPRTPDKCDPDLSFDAVTELQQEVLFFKDRFMWRKHPQFDETGITLISSLWPDTVPAFLDAVYENVERNVVVFFKGHQYWMLRQLELQEGFPRNISDLGFPSRIKSVDAALHFRSTRYTVFFTGHECWKYNEPEKKMEGSPTLIEELWPGIPSPIDAAVFYEGFVHFFKGNIHFKYDTNSKRVVSTSPANDLLECKKHLNEIPTDRR comes from the exons ATGAAGATGCTCTGGTTGAGTCTTCTGACTCTTCTGATGCCCGAGCAGACTCTGGTGACTGGCTTGCCAACTGGCTTGCTTCTCCGAGCCAAAGACCTGCCAACGCAACCTGATACCGGACCATCTGAAGCAGACCAGGATTTTGCAAAG GAATATCTACAGCACTTCTATGGCTACCAGCCcaggtcagagagacagaagaggactGCAGACACAGATGAAGTTGCTGATTGGGACACTGGACTCTGTGATAAGCTTCAGCGCATGCAGCACTTCTTTGGTTTACCTCAAAGTGGAAAGCTGACCAAAGAGACTCTGGCAGTTATGAAGAGGCCGCGCTGTGGTCTGTCAGATGTGGAACCATTTGGAGACACAATTCGCTGGACGAAGAAGACTCTCAGCTACAG GATCACTGGCTCCAATCTCCCCATCTCAGACTCGAAGGTTCACAAAATCTTCAGGAACGCATGGAAACTCTGGTCCAGTGTTGCTCCGATTAAATTTCGCAAGCGCAGCAGGAAAGAGGCTGACATTACCATCGCTTTCCACCATGGCA accATAAGGATGGTGCGCCTTTTGATGGCAAAGGAGGAATCCTGGCTCATGCCTTTCTGCCTGGGTCTGGCATTGGTGGAGACGTGCACTTTGATGCTGATGAAGACTGGAGCTTTAATTCTACTG GTTTCAGCCTGTTTGCTGTGGCAGCCCATGAATTTGGCCATGCACTTGGCCTGCCCCACTCATCTGACCCCGGAGCCATCATGTACCCATCATACAGCTTTGTCCCCAgttatgagctgcagctgtccTTCCGTGATGTCAAAGACATCCAACACCTGTATG GTGTCAGCTCCAATTTTGCTTCACTACTCTCGAAAAAGCCTCCTCCAAGAACACCGGACAAATGTGATCCAGACTTGTCCTTTGATGCTGTAACAGAATTACAACAGGAAGTCCTGTTTTTCAAAGATAG attcatgtggCGCAAACATCCTCAGTTTGACGAAACAGGAATCACTCTGATTAGCAGTCTGTGGCCAGACACTGTACCTGCCTTTTTGGATGCTGTCTATGAAAATGTGGAAAGGAATGTAGTTGTGTTTTTCAAAG gtcATCAGTACTGGATGCTGAGGCAGCTAGAACTCCAGGAAGGTTTTCCTAGAAATATCTCAGACTTGGGCTTCCCCTCCAGAATAAAATCTGTAGATGCTGCTCTTCATTTCAGAAGTACCCGCTACACTGTGTTCTTCACTGGCCATGAATGTTGGAA GTATAATGAGCCggagaaaaagatggaggggTCACCGACACTCATTGAGGAGCTGTGGCCGGGGATTCCATCTCCCATAGATGCAGCTGTCTTCTATGAGG GGTTTGTGCACTTCTTCAAGGGAAATATCCACTTCAAATATGACACCAACTCCAAACGTGTCGTCTCCACCAGCCCCGCTAATGACCTGCTGGAATGCAAGAAGCACCTCAATGAAATACCGACAGATAGGAGATAA
- the mmp13a gene encoding collagenase 3a yields MKTFNLSILLSLALAVYCVPVPQFTDKDENFAKEYLHKFFNLTEESGPTVKRGGISPVSKKLAEMQRFFGLQITGTLDADTMAMMKKPRCGVPDTNIAGFSTFGNNLKWQTNSLTYRIENYTPDMSVAEVDDSIEKALQVWAKVTPLRFTRIYSGTADIMISFGRQAHGDYYPFDGPDGTLAHAFAPAPGIGGDAHFDDDETFTFRSNTGYVLFMVAAHEFGHSMGLSHSDDPGALMYPVYSYRNPDTFVLPRDDVNGIQSLYGPNPETDPREPRPTSPTTPDACDSTMVLDAVATLRGELLFFKDSFFWRHYPQSSTPQQSLITNFWPDAPVSIDAAYESQLSDSVLLFKDRRVWAFRGYDLVQGYPKSISSFGLPKTVKKVTAALYDADKGKTLFFVDSNYYSYDEATKKMDEGFPKRVDETFSGLTSKVTAAFQYRGFAYIYSGPYMYEYSLRSGRMFRVLKNNYFLPCTNY; encoded by the exons ATGAAGACTTTCAACCTGAGCATTCTACTGAGCCTGGCACTCGCAGTTTACTGTGTGCCAGTACCACAGTTTACTGACAAAGATGAGAATTTTGCAAAG GAGTATCTGCACAAATTCTTCAACCTGACAGAGGAAAGCGGGCCAACTGTCAAACGAGGAGGGATCAGCCCGGTGAGCAAGAAGCTGGCTGAGATGCAGAGATTCTTTGGTCTCCAGATCACCGGCACGCTGGATGCTGACACCATGGCCATGATGAAGAAGCCCCGCTGTGGTGTTCCAGACACCAACATAGCTGGTTTCTCCACATTTGGAAACAACCTTAAGTGGCAGACAAACAGCCTTACCTACAG GATTGAGAACTACACACCTGACATGTCTGTGGCAGAGGTGGATGACTCCatagagaaagcgctgcaggtTTGGGCCAAAGTCACTCCTCTGAGGTTCACAAGAATCTACAGCGGCACAGCTGACATCATGATCTCCTTTGGCCGCCAAG CCCATGGAGATTATTACCCCTTTGATGGTCCTGATGGCACTCTTGCTCATGCCTTCGCTCCAGCTCCTGGCATTGGAGGAGATGCtcattttgatgatgatgagaccTTCACTTTCCGCTCAAATACAG gCTACGTCCTGTTCATGGTAGCTGCCCATGAGTTCGGCCACTCCATGGGCTTGTCTCACTCTGATGATCCTGGTGCTCTCATGTATCCTGTGTATTCATACAGAAACCCTGACACCTTCGTTCTTCCCCGGGATGATGTCAATGGCATTCAGTCTCTCTATG GTCCAAACCCTGAGACAGATCCTCGTGAGCCCAGACCCACATCCCCCACCACCCCTGATGCCTGTGATTCAACCATGGTCTTGGACGCTGTTGCCACTCTGAGAGGAGAGTTGCTCTTCTTCAAAGACAG ctTCTTCTGGCGCCACTACCCACAGAGCAGCACTCCTCAGCAAAGTCTCATCACAAACTTCTGGCCCGATGCCCCTGTCAGTATCGACGCTGCTTATGAGAGCCAACTATCAGACAGTGTCTTACTCTTTAAAG ATCGTAGAGTGTGGGCTTTCAGAGGCTACGATCTCGTACAGGGCTATCCTAAGTCAATCTCCAGTTTTGGTCTGCCTAAAACTGTGAAGAaagtcactgctgctctctATGACGCAGACAAGGGCAAGACTCTGTTCTTCGTGGACAGCAATTACTACAG TTATGATGAGGCCACAAAGAAGATGGACGAGGGATTCCCCAAACGGGTGGATGAGACCTTCTCTGGACTCACCAGCAAGGTGACTGCAGCTTTCCAGTACAGAG gtttTGCTTACATCTACAGTGGACCCTACATGTATGAGTACAGCCTCAGAAGTGGCAGGATGTTCCGTGTGCTGAAGAACAACTACTTCCTACCCTGCACTAACTACTAG
- the LOC121190219 gene encoding collagenase 3-like has translation MKTFNLSILLSLALAVYCVPVPQFTDKDENFAKEYLYKFFNLTEESGPTVKRGGISPVSKKLAEMQRFFGLQITGTLDADTMAMMKKPRCGVPDTNIARYSTFGNNFKWQTNSLTYRIENYTPDMSVAEVDDSIEKALQVWAKVTPLRFTRIYSGTADIMISFGRYAHGDYYPFDGPDGTLAHAFAPGPNIGGDAHFDDDETFTFRSNTGYVLFMVAAHEFGHSLGLSHSDDPGALMYPFYSYRNPDTFVLPWDDVNGIQSLYGPNPETDPREPRPTYPTTPDACDSTMVLDAVATLRGELLFFKDSFFWRHYPQSSTPQQSLIINFWPNAPVSIDSAYESQLSDSVLLFKDRRVWAFRGYDLVQGYPKSISSFGLPKTVKKVSAALYDADKGKTLFFVDSNYYSYDEATKKMDEGFPKRVDETFSGLTSKVTAAFQYRGFAYIYSGPYMYEYSLRSGRMFRVLKNNYFLPCTNY, from the exons ATGAAGACTTTCAACCTGAGCATTCTACTGAGCCTGGCACTCGCAGTTTACTGTGTGCCAGTACCACAGTTTACTGACAAAGATGAGAATTTTGCAAAG GAGTATCTGTACAAATTCTTCAACCTGACAGAGGAAAGCGGGCCAACTGTCAAACGAGGAGGGATCAGCCCGGTGAGCAAGAAGCTGGCTGAGATGCAGAGATTCTTTGGTCTCCAGATCACCGGCACGCTAGATGCTGACACCATGGCCATGATGAAGAAGCCCCGCTGTGGTGTTCCAGACACCAACATTGCCCGTTATTCCACATTTGGAAACAATTTCAAGTGGCAGACAAACAGCCTTACCTACAG GATTGAGAACTACACACCTGACATGTCTGTGGCAGAGGTGGATGACTCCatagagaaagcgctgcaggtTTGGGCCAAAGTCACTCCTCTGAGGTTCACAAGAATCTACAGCGGCACAGCTGACATCATGATCTCCTTTGGCCGCTACG CCCATGGAGATTATTACCCCTTTGATGGTCCTGATGGCACTCTTGCTCACGCCTTCGCCCCAGGTCCTAACATTGGAGGAGATGCtcattttgatgatgatgagaccTTCACTTTCCGTTCAAATACAG gCTACGTCCTGTTCATGGTAGCTGCCCATGAGTTCGGCCACTCCCTGGGCTTGTCTCACTCTGATGATCCTGGTGCTCTCATGTACCCTTTCTATTCATACAGAAACCCTGACACCTTCGTTCTTCCCTGGGATGATGTCAATGGCATCCAGTCTCTCTATG GTCCAAACCCTGAGACAGATCCTCGTGAGCCCAGACCCACATACCCCACCACCCCTGATGCCTGTGATTCAACCATGGTCTTGGACGCTGTTGCCACTCTGAGAGGAGAGCTGCTCTTCTTCAAAGACAG ctTCTTCTGGCGCCACTACCCACAGAGCAGCACTCCTCAGCAAAGTCTCATCATAAATTTCTGGCCCAATGCCCCTGTCAGTATCGACTCTGCTTATGAGAGCCAACTATCAGACAGTGTCTTACTCTTTAAAG ATCGTAGAGTGTGGGCTTTCAGAGGCTACGATCTCGTACAGGGCTATCCTAAGTCAATCTCTAGTTTTGGTCTGCCTAAAACTGTGAAGAAAGTCAGTGCTGCTCTCTATGACGCAGACAAGGGCAAGACTCTGTTCTTCGTGGACAGCAATTACTACAG TTATGATGAGGCCACAAAGAAGATGGACGAGGGATTCCCCAAACGGGTGGATGAGACCTTCTCTGGACTCACCAGCAAGGTGACTGCAGCTTTCCAGTACAGAG gtttTGCTTACATCTACAGTGGACCCTACATGTATGAGTACAGCCTCAGAAGTGGCAGGATGTTCCGTGTGCTGAAGAACAACTACTTCCTACCCTGCACTAACTACTAG